A section of the Ciceribacter thiooxidans genome encodes:
- a CDS encoding BMP family lipoprotein, giving the protein MKKTLLSLIALAAMSATALAADVKPALVYGTGGKFDKSFNEAAYAGAEKFKAETGIDYRDFEPTGDTQGEQAIRNFASKGYNPVVAVSFAWTSAIEKVATEFPDTKFVIVDSVVDLPNVRSVVYKEEEGSYLVGILAGMASKTGKVGFVGGMDIPLIRKFECGYEQGARAANPSIQVLQNMTGTTGAAWNDPVRGGELTKNQIDQGADVIYAAAGATGLGVLQTAADNGKLSIGVDSNQNYLHPGSVLTSMVKRVDLAVYNAYSDAKGDKFSAGVQALGVKEDGVAYALDEHNAKLVTDDMKAAVEKAKADIIAGTVKVHDYMSDNSCPK; this is encoded by the coding sequence ATGAAGAAAACCCTTTTGAGCCTGATTGCCTTGGCGGCCATGTCGGCAACAGCGCTCGCAGCAGACGTCAAGCCGGCGCTGGTCTACGGCACGGGTGGCAAGTTCGACAAGTCCTTCAACGAGGCCGCGTACGCCGGCGCGGAAAAGTTCAAGGCCGAGACCGGCATTGACTACCGCGATTTCGAGCCGACCGGTGATACCCAGGGCGAACAGGCGATCCGCAACTTCGCCTCCAAGGGCTACAACCCCGTCGTTGCCGTTTCCTTCGCCTGGACCTCGGCGATCGAAAAGGTAGCCACCGAATTTCCCGACACCAAGTTCGTGATCGTTGACTCCGTTGTAGACCTGCCGAACGTTCGCTCGGTCGTCTACAAGGAGGAGGAGGGATCTTATCTCGTCGGTATTCTGGCCGGCATGGCCTCCAAGACCGGCAAGGTGGGCTTCGTCGGCGGCATGGATATCCCGCTGATCCGCAAGTTCGAGTGCGGCTATGAACAGGGTGCCCGCGCTGCCAACCCGTCCATTCAGGTGCTGCAGAACATGACCGGCACGACCGGTGCTGCGTGGAACGATCCGGTGCGTGGCGGTGAGCTCACCAAGAACCAGATCGACCAGGGTGCGGACGTGATCTACGCGGCGGCCGGTGCGACGGGTCTCGGCGTGCTGCAGACGGCGGCGGACAATGGCAAGCTGTCGATCGGCGTCGATTCCAACCAGAACTATTTGCATCCGGGTTCGGTCCTCACCTCGATGGTTAAGCGCGTCGATCTCGCCGTCTACAACGCCTATTCCGACGCCAAGGGTGACAAGTTCTCGGCCGGTGTCCAGGCGCTCGGCGTGAAGGAAGACGGGGTCGCCTATGCACTTGACGAGCACAACGCGAAGCTTGTTACCGACGACATGAAGGCTGCCGTCGAAAAGGCGAAGGCCGACATCATTGCCGGAACCGTCAAGGTTCACGATTACATGTCGGACAATTCCTGCCCGAAGTGA
- the msrA gene encoding peptide-methionine (S)-S-oxide reductase MsrA yields MFLIDMFNKKMTMPTPETALPGRPSPIPTATTHFVNGRPLKGPYPGGMKTVSFGMGCFWGAERLFWQTAGVWVTAAGYQGGFTPNPTYQETVTGLTGHAEVVKVVYDPDAVPFEDLLKIFFENHDPTQGMRQGNDVGTTYRSVIFVEGVEDFERAQGMRDGFQQALIAAGRKNTVTTEVVLAPEFYYAEDYHQQYLAKNPGGYCGLKGTGVTCPAV; encoded by the coding sequence ATGTTCCTGATCGACATGTTCAACAAGAAGATGACGATGCCGACGCCGGAGACGGCTCTGCCCGGTCGGCCGTCGCCCATTCCGACGGCGACTACCCATTTCGTCAATGGCCGACCACTGAAAGGTCCCTATCCGGGGGGAATGAAGACCGTCTCTTTCGGTATGGGCTGTTTCTGGGGTGCGGAACGCCTCTTCTGGCAGACGGCGGGCGTGTGGGTAACGGCCGCGGGCTACCAGGGCGGCTTCACGCCGAACCCGACCTATCAGGAGACGGTAACCGGTCTGACCGGCCATGCCGAAGTGGTCAAGGTCGTCTACGATCCCGACGCGGTTCCATTCGAAGACCTGCTGAAGATCTTCTTCGAAAATCATGACCCGACCCAGGGTATGCGCCAGGGGAATGACGTCGGAACCACGTATCGTTCGGTGATCTTTGTCGAAGGTGTCGAGGACTTCGAACGCGCGCAGGGCATGCGTGACGGGTTTCAGCAGGCGCTGATCGCAGCCGGGCGCAAGAACACCGTTACTACGGAGGTTGTTCTCGCTCCCGAGTTTTACTACGCTGAAGACTACCATCAGCAGTATCTTGCCAAGAACCCCGGCGGCTACTGCGGCCTGAAGGGAACCGGCGTGACGTGCCCCGCTGTATGA
- a CDS encoding CoxG family protein yields the protein MDMSGTERIEAPIGAVWQALNDPEILRQAIPGCESLDKTSDTDMTAKVVLKIGPIKAKFEGAVALSNLDPPRSYTISGEGKGGMAGFAKGGAEVALEADGDAVTVLTYNVKAEVGGKIAQLGSRLIDSTAKKLAGEFFSRFAALVAGPAQEAALPSA from the coding sequence ATGGACATGAGCGGAACGGAACGCATAGAGGCGCCGATCGGCGCCGTCTGGCAAGCTTTGAACGACCCGGAGATCTTGCGACAAGCCATCCCGGGCTGCGAGAGCCTCGACAAGACGAGCGATACCGACATGACCGCGAAGGTCGTGCTGAAGATCGGCCCGATCAAGGCGAAGTTCGAGGGAGCTGTCGCACTTTCGAACCTCGACCCGCCACGCTCCTATACGATCAGCGGCGAGGGCAAGGGCGGGATGGCCGGTTTTGCCAAAGGAGGCGCAGAGGTTGCGCTTGAAGCCGACGGTGACGCGGTGACCGTACTCACCTATAACGTCAAAGCGGAAGTCGGCGGCAAGATCGCCCAGCTCGGCAGCCGGCTCATCGACTCGACGGCCAAAAAGCTGGCGGGGGAGTTCTTTTCGCGCTTTGCCGCGCTGGTCGCCGGACCGGCACAAGAGGCCGCCTTGCCGTCTGCCTGA
- the pncB gene encoding nicotinate phosphoribosyltransferase has translation MTKTDIATRVYNHTWKLDPIVRSLIDTDFYKLLMLQMIWKRYPDVDATFSVINRTTTVRLADEIDEGELREQLDYARSLRLTKKEAIWLAGNTFYGKSQIFEPEFLSWFADFQLPEYELSKKDGQYVLHFHGRWKETTMWEIPALAIINELRSRAVLKSLGLFTLDVLYARAKAKMWAKVERLRDLPGLRISDFGTRRRHSFLWQRWCVEALKEGIGPAFTGTSNVLLAMDSDLEAVGTNAHELPMVLAALARNDAELAAAPYQVLRDWKQLYGGNLLIVLPDTFGTAAFLRDAPDWVADWTGFRPDSAPPIEGGEEIIEWWRKMGRDPRQKLLIFSDALDVDAIIDTYRHFEGRVRMSFGWGTNLTNDFAGCAPREIESLKPISLVCKVSEANGLPAVKLSDNPRKATGEPAEIERYLRFFGGSGRVEQPVVV, from the coding sequence ATGACCAAGACCGATATCGCGACGCGTGTGTACAACCACACTTGGAAGCTCGATCCCATCGTCCGAAGCCTTATCGACACCGACTTCTACAAGCTTCTGATGCTGCAGATGATCTGGAAACGGTATCCGGATGTCGACGCCACCTTCAGCGTAATCAATCGGACAACCACCGTGCGTCTCGCCGACGAGATCGACGAGGGGGAATTGCGCGAGCAGCTCGACTACGCCCGTTCGTTGCGCCTCACGAAGAAAGAGGCAATCTGGCTCGCTGGTAATACCTTCTACGGCAAATCGCAGATATTCGAGCCGGAGTTCCTGAGCTGGTTTGCCGACTTTCAACTCCCGGAATACGAGCTGTCGAAAAAGGACGGCCAATATGTCCTGCACTTCCACGGGCGCTGGAAGGAAACCACTATGTGGGAAATTCCGGCACTCGCCATCATCAATGAGTTGCGTTCGCGCGCGGTTCTGAAGTCTCTGGGCCTCTTCACGCTGGATGTTCTCTATGCCCGCGCCAAAGCCAAGATGTGGGCCAAGGTGGAGCGGCTGCGCGACCTGCCGGGACTGAGGATCTCCGATTTCGGCACGCGCCGTCGGCACAGCTTCCTCTGGCAGCGCTGGTGCGTCGAAGCGCTCAAGGAAGGGATCGGTCCCGCCTTCACCGGCACCAGCAACGTCCTGCTTGCGATGGACTCTGACCTCGAGGCGGTTGGAACCAATGCTCACGAACTGCCCATGGTCCTTGCTGCACTCGCGCGGAATGACGCCGAACTGGCAGCTGCTCCTTACCAGGTACTGCGCGACTGGAAGCAGCTCTACGGAGGCAACCTGCTGATCGTGCTGCCGGATACGTTCGGTACCGCGGCTTTTCTGCGCGACGCACCAGACTGGGTTGCAGACTGGACCGGGTTCCGCCCCGACAGCGCGCCGCCGATCGAGGGCGGTGAGGAGATCATCGAGTGGTGGCGGAAGATGGGCCGCGATCCGCGCCAGAAGCTTCTGATCTTCTCTGATGCGCTCGACGTCGACGCGATCATCGACACGTACCGGCACTTCGAGGGCCGGGTCCGGATGAGTTTTGGCTGGGGTACCAACCTTACCAACGACTTTGCGGGCTGCGCTCCGCGTGAGATCGAGAGCCTCAAGCCCATCTCGCTGGTCTGCAAGGTGAGTGAAGCCAACGGCCTGCCGGCCGTCAAACTCTCCGACAATCCGCGCAAGGCGACGGGAGAGCCGGCCGAAATCGAGCGCTACCTGAGATTTTTCGGCGGCTCCGGCCGTGTCGAGCAGCCCGTCGTCGTCTGA
- a CDS encoding 2-hydroxyacid dehydrogenase — MAAKSPVVIDLKFGRASVMAALANAFAGREVIDMALPENAGRDLSGVLYAVVWKPDPQLFIRASNLEVIFSGGAGVDHILSAYDLPDLPVVRFVDRSLTDRMSEWVVLQSLAHLRRVPTYAVQQRARVWHEIDPQPEARDVTVGIMGLGVLGQDAARKLKIMGFNVIGWSRTPKVIEGIETFDAAGLDTFLGRTDILVGLLPLTPDTRGIYDARLFAGLHQGGALGKPVFINAGRGGSQVEADIVDALEKGVLGGASLDVFEQEPLAKESSLWGMENVIVTPHAAAASDVRALFAHVEEQIERFESGMPLQHVVDREAGY; from the coding sequence ATGGCCGCGAAGAGCCCTGTTGTCATTGATCTCAAGTTCGGCCGTGCAAGCGTCATGGCTGCGCTCGCGAACGCCTTCGCCGGCCGCGAAGTCATCGATATGGCGCTGCCCGAAAATGCCGGTCGCGATTTGAGCGGCGTTCTCTATGCGGTGGTCTGGAAGCCCGACCCGCAACTCTTCATTCGCGCAAGCAACCTGGAGGTGATCTTCTCTGGTGGTGCCGGTGTGGATCACATTCTCTCGGCCTATGACTTGCCGGACCTGCCCGTCGTGCGCTTTGTAGACCGTAGCCTGACCGACCGCATGAGCGAGTGGGTCGTGCTGCAGTCGCTTGCGCATCTCCGGCGCGTTCCGACCTATGCGGTGCAGCAGCGCGCGCGGGTCTGGCACGAGATCGATCCCCAACCGGAGGCCCGCGATGTGACCGTCGGCATCATGGGGCTCGGCGTTCTCGGTCAGGACGCAGCCAGAAAGCTCAAGATTATGGGCTTCAACGTCATCGGCTGGTCTCGAACCCCGAAGGTGATCGAGGGTATAGAGACCTTCGATGCCGCCGGCCTCGACACATTCCTCGGCCGGACCGACATCCTCGTCGGCCTGTTGCCGCTTACGCCCGATACGCGAGGCATTTACGACGCGCGCCTGTTTGCCGGTCTGCATCAGGGCGGTGCGCTCGGCAAGCCGGTTTTCATCAATGCGGGGCGGGGCGGCAGCCAGGTCGAGGCCGATATCGTTGATGCGCTGGAAAAAGGTGTCTTGGGCGGAGCATCGCTCGACGTGTTCGAACAGGAGCCCCTCGCCAAGGAAAGCTCGCTGTGGGGCATGGAGAATGTGATCGTAACGCCGCATGCCGCTGCCGCCTCCGATGTCAGGGCCCTCTTCGCTCATGTCGAGGAGCAGATAGAGCGGTTCGAATCGGGCATGCCGCTCCAGCACGTCGTAGACCGGGAGGCGGGCTACTGA
- a CDS encoding ABC transporter permease encodes MSVSEPIAVEETAGRGRKPWLSPTNRRRLENFKANRRGFWSFWLFMILFVLSLFAELIANDRPLLASYKGELLFPVLVDYPEEKFGGFLAVTDYRSPFIADEINANGWMVWPPIRYSYRTVNSEIPHSAPTPPFWLMSKEERCKGYPLGAEDPGCVLGNLNWLGTDDQARDVTARMIYGFRISVLFGLALTLCSAVIGVTAGAVQGYFGGWTDLLMQRFIEIWSSMPVLYILLIIAAILPPGFFVLLGIMLLFSWVSFVGIVRAEFLRARNFEYVNAARALGVGNWTIMFRHLLPNAMVATLTFLPFILSGSITTLTSLDFLGFGMPPGSPSLGELIAQGKRNLQAPWLGLTAFFTMSIMLSLLIFVGEAVRDAFDPRKAFK; translated from the coding sequence ATGTCCGTATCCGAACCGATTGCGGTAGAAGAAACTGCGGGACGGGGCAGGAAGCCCTGGCTTTCTCCGACCAATCGTCGGCGCCTCGAAAATTTCAAGGCCAACCGGCGGGGCTTCTGGTCCTTCTGGCTCTTCATGATCCTTTTCGTACTCAGCCTCTTTGCGGAGTTGATCGCCAACGACCGGCCACTGTTGGCCTCTTACAAGGGCGAGCTTCTGTTTCCGGTTCTCGTCGACTATCCGGAGGAGAAGTTCGGCGGTTTCCTGGCAGTCACCGATTACCGTTCACCCTTCATCGCCGATGAGATCAACGCCAACGGCTGGATGGTCTGGCCGCCGATCCGCTATTCCTATCGCACGGTAAACTCGGAAATCCCCCATTCGGCGCCGACGCCGCCTTTTTGGCTGATGAGCAAGGAAGAGCGTTGCAAGGGATATCCACTCGGGGCGGAGGATCCGGGCTGCGTGCTCGGGAACCTGAACTGGCTCGGCACCGACGATCAGGCCCGCGACGTCACCGCGCGCATGATCTACGGCTTCCGCATTTCGGTGCTGTTCGGTCTTGCCCTTACACTCTGTTCGGCAGTGATCGGCGTCACCGCGGGCGCCGTACAGGGCTACTTCGGCGGCTGGACGGATCTCCTGATGCAGCGCTTCATCGAAATATGGTCGTCGATGCCGGTGCTCTACATCCTGCTCATCATTGCAGCGATCCTGCCGCCTGGCTTTTTCGTGCTGCTCGGCATCATGCTGCTTTTTTCGTGGGTGAGTTTCGTCGGTATCGTGCGCGCAGAATTCCTGCGGGCCCGCAATTTCGAATATGTGAACGCCGCCCGCGCGCTCGGAGTGGGCAACTGGACGATCATGTTCCGCCACCTCCTTCCCAATGCGATGGTCGCGACGTTGACCTTCCTGCCGTTCATCCTGTCGGGCTCCATCACCACGCTCACCTCGCTCGATTTTCTCGGCTTCGGCATGCCGCCGGGCTCTCCTTCGCTCGGTGAACTCATCGCCCAGGGCAAGCGTAACCTGCAGGCGCCCTGGCTCGGTCTCACCGCCTTCTTCACCATGTCGATCATGCTGTCGCTGCTGATCTTCGTCGGCGAAGCGGTGCGCGATGCCTTCGATCCGAGAAAGGCGTTCAAATGA
- a CDS encoding microcin C ABC transporter permease YejB: MSGYILRRLLLMIPTIVGIMGISFLVIQFAPGGPVEQVIAQLTGQGDSADQRLTGGGDLAGQQQFGADETSSKYRGAQGLDPELIAKLEKQFGFDKPPLTRFVEMMWNYIRFDFGESFFRNTSVVDLIIEKMPVSVSLGVWILLISYAISIPLGIKKAVQDGTPFDVWTSGVIVIGYAVPSFLFGILLIVLFAGGSFFDWFPLRGLVSDNFAELSWWEKIIDYFWHLTLPLIALSLSAFATTTLLTKNSFIDEIKKQYVITARAKGLSERQVLYGHVFRNAMLIVIAGIPGAFISAFFTGSLLIENIFSLDGLGRLGYLSVVNRDYPIVFATLYIFSLMGLFVGLVSDLIYTWIDPRIDFERRDV, translated from the coding sequence ATGAGCGGCTATATCCTGCGGCGCCTGCTTCTAATGATCCCGACCATCGTCGGTATCATGGGTATTTCCTTCCTGGTGATTCAGTTTGCGCCCGGCGGCCCTGTCGAGCAGGTGATCGCGCAACTGACCGGCCAGGGCGACAGCGCCGACCAGCGTCTGACGGGTGGCGGCGATCTCGCCGGACAGCAGCAGTTCGGGGCCGACGAAACAAGCTCGAAGTATCGCGGCGCCCAGGGACTCGATCCCGAGCTCATCGCGAAACTCGAAAAACAGTTCGGCTTCGACAAGCCTCCGCTGACCCGTTTCGTCGAGATGATGTGGAACTATATTCGCTTCGATTTTGGCGAAAGTTTCTTCCGCAATACCTCCGTTGTCGACCTGATCATAGAGAAGATGCCGGTATCGGTTTCTCTCGGCGTCTGGATCCTGCTCATTTCCTATGCGATCTCCATTCCGCTCGGCATCAAGAAAGCCGTCCAAGATGGTACGCCCTTCGACGTGTGGACCTCCGGGGTTATCGTCATCGGCTACGCGGTTCCGAGCTTCCTTTTCGGTATCCTGCTGATCGTGCTTTTCGCCGGCGGCTCCTTCTTCGACTGGTTTCCCCTGCGCGGGCTCGTCTCGGACAATTTCGCCGAACTCTCCTGGTGGGAGAAGATCATCGACTATTTCTGGCACCTGACGCTGCCGCTGATCGCTCTCTCGCTTTCTGCCTTCGCCACGACGACCCTGCTCACCAAGAACTCGTTCATCGACGAGATCAAGAAACAGTATGTCATCACGGCGCGCGCCAAGGGGCTTTCCGAGCGCCAGGTGCTCTACGGTCACGTCTTCCGCAACGCCATGCTGATCGTCATCGCGGGCATTCCCGGCGCCTTCATCTCGGCCTTCTTTACGGGCTCGCTGCTGATCGAAAATATCTTCTCGCTCGATGGTCTCGGTCGTCTCGGCTATCTGTCGGTGGTCAATCGTGACTATCCAATCGTCTTTGCGACACTCTACATCTTCTCGCTGATGGGTCTCTTCGTCGGCCTCGTCTCGGACCTGATCTATACCTGGATCGATCCGCGCATCGATTTCGAGCGGAGGGATGTCTGA
- a CDS encoding extracellular solute-binding protein, with protein MGLFAFATTLFVAPHRVPAQEPQWRHAISVIEPPKYPEGFPLFDYVNADAPKGGNLNLSASGTFDSFNPVLDKGELAAGLTPRLSLVTETLLKPSMDEVDAVYGLLAEAVAFPDDYSFVKFRLRPEAKWADGTPVTPEDVVFSFDKFKELNPLYTNYYRHVLKAEKTGEREVTFTFDEKNNRELPVIIGELDIVPKHWWEAKGADGKPRDIAKTTLEPIMGSGPYRIASFSPGAKIRYELRDDYWGKDLNVNIGYNNFRNQTYTYFADLDVEFEAFRSGNVDFWSENSAMRWARSYDFPAVNDGRVKREVLDNEYRTSGILVGFIPNMRRDKFKDIRVRRALNYAFDFEDLNRTVFFDQYQRIDSYFYGSELASKGLPEGKELEVLQSLKDEVPPEVFSTEYRNPIGGDPAKLRENLRKAIGLLKEAGYELRNGRMILASTGVPLSFEILLNGPTIEKVALPFAENLKKIGVEVSVRTVDASQYTNRVRSFDYDMIYLGWAQSLNPGNEQSDYWGSKSVDAPGSRNYAGISNPAIDKLVDQIAFVKDRETLIATVKALDRLLLAGSYTVPSYTMRSSRIAYWDKFGRPEPLPTYGIGFPQIWWAKEAAQ; from the coding sequence ATGGGATTGTTCGCTTTCGCAACGACGCTATTTGTCGCTCCGCATCGCGTGCCGGCCCAGGAGCCTCAGTGGCGTCACGCGATTTCAGTGATCGAACCTCCGAAATATCCCGAGGGCTTTCCGCTCTTCGACTATGTCAACGCCGATGCTCCGAAGGGCGGCAACCTCAATCTTTCTGCATCGGGGACGTTCGACAGCTTCAATCCGGTGCTCGACAAGGGAGAGTTGGCTGCGGGGCTGACGCCGCGCCTCTCGCTCGTCACCGAAACCCTGCTCAAACCTTCAATGGACGAAGTCGATGCAGTCTACGGGCTTCTCGCTGAGGCGGTTGCCTTTCCCGACGATTATTCCTTCGTGAAATTCCGTCTGCGGCCCGAGGCGAAATGGGCGGATGGCACACCCGTTACCCCCGAAGATGTCGTTTTCAGCTTCGACAAGTTCAAGGAACTCAATCCTCTCTACACGAACTATTATCGCCATGTGCTGAAGGCGGAAAAAACGGGCGAACGCGAAGTTACCTTCACTTTCGATGAGAAGAACAACCGCGAACTGCCAGTCATCATCGGCGAACTCGACATCGTCCCGAAGCACTGGTGGGAGGCCAAGGGGGCTGACGGCAAGCCTCGCGACATAGCCAAGACTACGCTCGAGCCGATTATGGGATCGGGCCCTTACCGTATCGCGTCCTTTTCGCCCGGTGCAAAGATCCGCTACGAGCTTCGCGACGACTATTGGGGCAAGGATCTCAACGTCAACATCGGCTACAACAACTTTCGAAACCAGACCTACACCTACTTCGCCGATCTGGATGTCGAATTCGAGGCCTTCCGATCCGGGAACGTAGACTTCTGGTCGGAGAATTCGGCCATGCGCTGGGCGCGGTCCTACGATTTCCCTGCCGTCAACGACGGTCGGGTCAAGCGCGAAGTGCTGGACAACGAATACAGGACTTCCGGCATTCTGGTAGGTTTCATACCGAACATGCGTCGGGACAAGTTCAAGGACATTCGCGTTCGCAGAGCACTGAACTATGCCTTCGATTTCGAGGATCTGAACCGGACGGTGTTCTTCGACCAGTACCAGCGGATCGACAGCTATTTCTACGGTTCTGAACTCGCATCGAAAGGGCTGCCGGAGGGCAAGGAGCTGGAAGTTCTGCAATCCCTAAAGGATGAGGTGCCACCCGAAGTGTTTTCGACGGAGTACCGTAATCCCATCGGCGGTGACCCGGCGAAATTGAGAGAAAATCTGCGCAAGGCGATCGGTCTCCTAAAGGAGGCGGGTTACGAACTGCGCAACGGGCGCATGATTCTCGCCTCTACCGGTGTTCCGCTCTCGTTCGAAATCCTGCTTAACGGACCGACGATCGAAAAGGTGGCCCTGCCTTTTGCGGAAAACTTGAAAAAGATCGGTGTCGAGGTTTCGGTTCGCACCGTCGATGCCTCGCAGTATACCAACCGAGTTCGCAGCTTCGACTACGACATGATCTACCTGGGCTGGGCGCAGAGTCTTAATCCCGGTAACGAGCAGAGCGACTACTGGGGATCAAAATCGGTTGATGCGCCCGGTTCCCGCAATTACGCCGGCATCAGTAATCCCGCAATTGACAAGCTCGTTGATCAGATCGCGTTCGTGAAGGACCGCGAGACCTTGATTGCCACGGTAAAGGCACTTGATCGGCTGCTGCTTGCGGGAAGCTACACGGTGCCCTCCTACACAATGCGGTCGTCGCGTATCGCCTATTGGGACAAGTTCGGGCGTCCGGAACCACTCCCGACCTATGGTATTGGCTTTCCGCAGATCTGGTGGGCCAAAGAAGCGGCTCAATGA
- the mepA gene encoding penicillin-insensitive murein endopeptidase, giving the protein MRLQTRTRLIRLAVIAVTVPFLMLAESGKASEQVPAKKVFGGIELPSRAAPAPYGFYSKGCISGAVALPTDGPTWQAMRLSRNRRWGHPQMISLLEQLAHDASEVGWPGLLVGDVSQPRGGPMMNGHASHQIGLDADIWLTPMPDRRLSAEEREDLPFTSMLRKDKFLTVDSRLWTPSHARLIMLAASYPQVERVFVNPAIKKKLCDTWTGDRSLLGKVRPIYGHDAHFHVRIKCPVGSSGCKSQAAPPPGDGCDKSLAWWFTSEPWAKPKTDPKKPAPKPREIGVADLPKSCVAVLNAPSVANESEVTLGGDATPVTAYAAAQPAAAPAAADPIDVTLKDIPIPLPRPSDR; this is encoded by the coding sequence ATGAGATTGCAGACGAGAACGAGGTTGATCCGACTAGCCGTAATTGCCGTGACCGTACCGTTTCTGATGCTCGCTGAAAGCGGGAAGGCGAGCGAACAGGTGCCGGCCAAGAAGGTGTTCGGCGGCATCGAGCTTCCGAGCCGGGCAGCACCGGCACCTTACGGATTTTACTCGAAGGGATGCATTTCCGGGGCTGTTGCGCTGCCCACCGACGGCCCCACATGGCAGGCCATGCGGCTCTCGCGAAATCGCCGCTGGGGACACCCGCAGATGATTTCGCTGCTCGAACAGCTCGCGCATGATGCTTCCGAGGTGGGTTGGCCCGGGCTGCTGGTCGGAGACGTCTCGCAGCCGCGTGGTGGCCCCATGATGAACGGCCACGCTTCGCACCAGATCGGGCTCGATGCAGACATCTGGCTCACGCCGATGCCGGACAGGCGACTGAGCGCCGAGGAGCGTGAGGACCTTCCCTTCACCTCGATGTTGCGCAAGGACAAGTTCCTGACCGTCGACTCCCGGCTGTGGACGCCGTCACATGCGCGCCTCATCATGCTGGCGGCGAGTTATCCGCAGGTCGAGCGCGTCTTCGTCAATCCTGCGATCAAGAAGAAACTCTGCGACACCTGGACCGGTGACCGCTCGCTGCTCGGCAAGGTTCGGCCGATCTACGGTCACGACGCGCACTTCCATGTGCGTATCAAGTGTCCAGTCGGGTCGAGCGGATGCAAGTCCCAGGCCGCCCCCCCGCCCGGAGACGGCTGCGACAAGTCCCTCGCATGGTGGTTTACCTCAGAGCCGTGGGCGAAACCAAAGACCGATCCCAAGAAGCCCGCCCCAAAGCCTCGGGAAATCGGCGTCGCCGACCTGCCGAAATCTTGTGTGGCAGTGCTTAACGCGCCTTCGGTGGCAAATGAAAGCGAAGTCACATTGGGCGGCGACGCCACGCCGGTCACCGCCTATGCGGCAGCGCAACCCGCCGCCGCGCCGGCGGCCGCAGACCCGATCGACGTGACTCTGAAGGATATTCCGATTCCATTACCTCGTCCTTCCGACCGCTGA
- a CDS encoding methylglyoxal synthase yields the protein MPEHPCIALIAHDQKKDELAEFAGRHAETLGRFRIVATGTTGGRVAEACPGLDIVRMKSGPLGGDQQIGAMIATGEVQMLIFFVDPLTAMPHDVDVKALMRLATVYDIPMALNLATAEILMTAKKN from the coding sequence ATGCCCGAGCATCCATGCATAGCCCTGATTGCCCACGACCAGAAAAAGGATGAACTCGCAGAGTTCGCCGGCCGCCATGCGGAAACCCTTGGCCGGTTCCGCATCGTGGCCACGGGCACTACCGGAGGAAGGGTAGCGGAAGCATGTCCGGGCCTGGATATCGTGCGCATGAAAAGCGGCCCCCTCGGCGGCGACCAGCAGATCGGCGCGATGATCGCCACGGGCGAGGTGCAGATGCTTATCTTCTTCGTCGATCCCTTGACCGCCATGCCCCACGACGTGGACGTGAAAGCGCTGATGCGGCTGGCCACCGTCTACGACATCCCCATGGCATTGAATCTCGCGACCGCCGAGATATTGATGACTGCGAAGAAGAACTGA